In the Leptolyngbya sp. FACHB-261 genome, one interval contains:
- a CDS encoding AraC family transcriptional regulator: MAKASQTSIDHKPKLPIVSSQTLGWEPILVEEFQEPPGGVELQSEADPTIVLSLTAKPNRLHQVLGDRRYTGLYRKGDIAITPAGLPSAYKSEGDDHYLFIQIPSSFLQQVAREAINIQQNQLELVPEFRVRHPQIEQILMLLRLELHQGGRIGRLYIESLANALVVQLLRNYSTAQPRVAAYEGGLGDRKLLQVTDYINDSLDQDISLADLAQLSGMSQSHFSQLFRQSMGISPHQYLLQQRIERAKQLLKQTDQSVADIALACGFNSHSHLSKQFRQFTGITPKAYRTN; encoded by the coding sequence ATGGCAAAAGCATCCCAGACTTCGATAGACCACAAGCCCAAATTGCCGATCGTTTCAAGCCAAACTTTGGGCTGGGAACCCATCCTTGTGGAAGAATTTCAGGAACCCCCTGGAGGTGTGGAACTTCAGTCTGAGGCAGACCCTACGATTGTGTTGAGTTTAACTGCAAAACCCAATCGCCTCCATCAGGTCTTGGGCGATCGCCGTTACACTGGGCTCTATCGCAAAGGGGATATTGCTATCACACCTGCTGGGCTTCCCAGTGCCTATAAATCTGAGGGTGATGACCACTACTTGTTCATTCAGATTCCTTCGTCGTTTCTCCAGCAGGTTGCTAGAGAGGCAATCAACATTCAGCAAAATCAGCTTGAACTGGTTCCAGAATTTCGTGTTCGCCACCCTCAGATTGAGCAGATTTTGATGCTGTTGCGATTAGAACTCCATCAGGGCGGCAGAATCGGGCGGCTGTATATTGAGTCATTGGCAAATGCGCTGGTGGTGCAGTTACTTCGCAATTACTCAACTGCTCAACCCCGTGTAGCCGCGTATGAGGGCGGATTGGGCGATCGCAAACTGCTTCAAGTGACGGATTACATCAATGACTCTCTAGATCAAGACATCAGCCTTGCAGATCTCGCTCAACTGTCGGGAATGAGTCAGTCGCATTTTAGTCAGCTATTCAGGCAATCGATGGGGATTTCTCCCCACCAATACCTGCTTCAACAACGCATCGAACGAGCAAAGCAATTACTGAAACAAACAGACCAATCGGTAGCAGATATTGCCTTAGCCTGTGGTTTCAACAGTCATAGCCAT